cctatatagtttagtctcccattaggcctatatgaatcctatatagtttagtctcccattaggtatatgtgaatcctatatagtttagtcacccattaggcctatatgaatcctatatagtttagtctcccattaggtaggcctatatgaatcctatatagtttagtctcccattaggtaggcctatatgaatcctatatagtttagtctcccattagccctatatgaatcctatatagtctcccattaggcctatatgaatcctatatagtttagtcttccattaggcctatatgaatcctatatagtttagtctcccattaggcctatatgaatcctatatagtttagtctcccattaggtaggcctatatgaatcctatacagtttagtctcccattaggtaggcctatatgaatcctatatagtttagtctgccattaggtctatgtgaatcctatatagtttagtctcccattaggcctatatgaatcctatatagtttagtctgccattaggtctatgtgaatcctatatagtttagtctcccattaggcctatatgaatcctatatagtctcccattaggcctatatgaatcctatatagtctcccattaggcctatatgaatcctatataatttagtctgccattaggcctttatgaatcctatatagtttagtctcccattaggcctatatgaatcctatatagtttagtctcccattaggcctatatgaatcctatatagtttagtctcccattaggcctatatgaatcctatatagtctcccattaggcctatatgaatcctatatagtttagtctcccattaggcctacatgaatcctatatagtttagtctcccattaggcctatatgaatcctatatagtttagtctcccattaggtctatgtgaatcctatatagtttagtcacccattaggcctatatgaatcctatatagtttagtctcccattaggtaggcctatatgaatcctatatagtttagtctgccattaggtctatgtgaatcctatatagtttaatCTCcgattaggcctatatgaatcctatatagtctcctattaggcctatatgaatcctatatagtctcccattaggcctatatgaatcctatatagtttagtctcccattaggcctttatgaatcctatatagtttagtctcccattaggcctatatgaatcctatatagtttagtctcccattaggcctatatgaatcctatatagtctcccattaggcctatatgaatcctatatagtttagtcttccattaggcctatatgaatcctatatagtttagtctgccattaggcctatatgaatcctatatagtttagtctgccattaggcttatatgaatcctatatagtttagtctcccattaggcctatatgaatcctatatagtttagtctgccATTAGGTCTATGTGAATCCTATATCGTTTAGTCTGCCATTAGGTCTatgtgaatcctatatagtttagtctcccattaggcctatgtgaatcctatatagtttagtctcccattaggcctatgtgaatcctatatagtttagtctgccATTAGGTCTATGTGAATCCTATATCGTTTAGTCTGCCATTAGGTCTatgtgaatcctatatagtttagtctaccattaggcctatatgaatcctttatagtttagtctcccattaggcctatatgaatcctatagagtttagtctcccattaggcctatatgaatcctatatagtttagtctgccattaggcctatatgaatcctatatagtctcccattaggtaggcctatatgaatcctatatagtttagtctgccattaggcctatatgaatcctatatagtttagtctgccattaggtctatgtgaatcctatatagtttagtctcccattaggcctatatgaatcctatatagtttagtctcccattaggtctatgtgaatcctatatagtttagtctcccattaggcctatatgaatcctatatagtttagtctgccattaggtctatgtgaatcctatatagtttagtctcccattaggcctatatgaatcctatatagtttagtctgccATTAGGTCTATGTGAATCCTAtttagtttagtctcccattaggcctatatgaatcctatatagtttagtctcccattaggcctatatgaatcctatatagtctcccattaggtaggcctatatgaatcctatatagtttagtctcccattaggcctatatgaatcctatagagtttagtctgccattaggcctatatgaatcctatagagtttagtctcccattaggcctatatgaatcctatatagtttagtctgccattaggcctatatgaatcctatatagtctcccattaggtaggcctatatgaatcctatatagtttagtctgccattaggcctatatgaatcctatatagtttagtctcccattaggcctatgtgaatcctatatagtttagtctcccattaggcctatatgaatcctatagagtttagtctgccattaggcctatatgaatcctatagagtttagtctcccattaggcctatatgaatcctatatagtttagtctgccattaggcctatatgaatcctatatagtctcccattaggcctatatgaatcctatatagtttagtctcccattaggcctatatgaatcctatatagtttagtctcccattaggcctatatgaatcctatatagtttagtctcccattaggcctatatgaatcctacatagtttagtctcccattaggcctatatgaatcctatagagtttagtctgccattaggcctatatgaatcctatagagtttagtctcccattaggcctatatgaatcctatatagtttagtctgccattaggcctatatgaatcctatatagtttagtctcccattaggcctatatgaatcctatatagtttagtctgccattaggcctatatgaatacTACCGTGGAATCACATCTCACGAGTAGCAAAACCTTTTCCTTTCTTCCTGGACCAATCAGATGTGCCTAAACCTAGTGTGaagttaccaggttgttagctagctaggtaacatgactgaacatgACGTTGTTTGTTATCAAACTAATAATTAGCGGCCTGGGATTAGTTTAAAACGGCCCGCGACGTGGTTCTGTGAAATTATATCAAATGCGCACGAAATCGTGCAGAAAAAAAATGGTGGCTCTGGTAAAAATGTCTTGTGTTTTTTGAGACGAGGCGTTTTCTTTTCTGTAACGCTGAAGACATGCCTGTCGCGAAGCTGTGCTCCATTTTTCCTCTGGCACTCAAGAGACTGTGTGACAGGCTAGCAAACGTGTAATTGCAAAGCCTACTCAGACTGGCCCGTGCTCTTGGTTATACCAGGCAATTCAATTAGACAATGTGTCAAGTTGGCTCGCTCTGCTCCAATGCATAACATGTTCAAATGTAACAACAAAACACTCATCAGGGTCTGCATCCCCGCTCGCCATCACGGCTGCATTAGAATATAAAACAGAGAGGAATAGATGGGCATGAAGAGCggacagagagaagcaggtgagtgagggctggtagtggatgctgagagaagcaggtgagtgagggctggtaggggatgctgagagaagcaggtgagtgagagctggtaggggatgctgagagaagcaggtgagtgatggctgATAGgcgatgctgagagaagcaggtgagtgatggctgATAGgcgatgctgagagaagcaggtgagtgatggctggtagggatgctgagagaagcaggtgagtaaAGGGGTGGTAGGGGATGCTGaaagaagcaggtgagtgagggctggtaggggatgctgagagaagcaggtgagtgacgGCTGATAGGgtggctgagagaagcaggtgattGAGAGCTGGTAACCTTTATCTGAGTAGAGCGGGTCaatttcctgaagaaaatgtgtTTGTTTCCTCAGCCTCACCTCATGCCTGTGGTGGAGTGGTTGCGTTGGTTCTGGAGCAGCTGTGGTAGCCCCAGCATGGCCTCCGTCAGCACGGCCAGGAAGCCCAGGGACTCCACAAACAGAGAGGAGTCCAGGAGGAGAAGGGTGGCGAAGGCACATGGCAGCGTGAAGGCCAACAGGAAGATGAGGTAGTCCTCAAAGCCATCCCAGCTCCAAAAGAACCGGGGTTCCAgatctgatagagagagagatggggtggatggagagagagagcgagacagagacacagagaaacacagacagagacacagacagacagagacacagacacagagatacagacagagagagagagaccgagacacagacacagagatacagacagagagagagagagacagagacacagacacagagatacagacagagagacagaaacagacagagacagagatacagacagagagagagagacagagacacagaaagagacatagacacagagagacagtgatacagacacagacagagagacagtgatacagacagagagacatagacacagacagagagacatggatacagacagagagagacagagacacagacagagagacagagacacagacagagagatatagatacagacagagagagagagacagagacacagacagagagacacagacagagagacatagatacagacagagagagagagacagagacacagacagagagacagagacacagacagagagacagcaacacagacagacacagacagagagacagagacagagagacatagacacagacagagagacatagacacagacagagagacagagatacagacagagagacatagatacagacagagagagagagacagagacagagagacagagacacagacagagagacagggacacagacagacacagacagagagacagggagacatagacacagacagagagacatagacacagacagagagacagagatacagacagagagacatagatacagacagagagagagagagacagagacacagacagagagacagagacacagacagagacacagacagagagacatagatacagacagagacacagacagagagacatagatacagagagagatagatacagacagacagagagagagacatagacatagacagagagagagagagagatacagacagacacagacagaaggTAAACAATGGAAGGTTGTTGTTTCCTCTTTCCTCCCCAATATCTCCCTCTAGTGGTGAAACAATAGAACAGCTGCAGAGGTGGATGGTTATTAAATGGTGCATAGATGGGTGATAGATGGCTGTCTTATGGTTTTTAAAAGGATGTTGTTAGCCTTTGCTATCATCTTTCAACGTAACCAAACGCCTGGAGCCGAAGTCAGATGGCTGTTAGATAGTTATTCTCTGGGTGCTATAGGGTTGCTGTTACCTGTGATGTGGTGTTGTTTGGTACTGATATGGTTGGTGTTCTGCACAGAGCAGCAGAGGTTGAGCATCACCAGCATGGTGAGAATCATCACCACACTCTGCAGGAGCAGAGTCACCTCAAACTGCTTCCCAAACCTGCAggtgtgaaaacacacacacacacacacacacacacacacaaacaggcagacgcacacacacacacacacacacacacacacacacacacacacacaggcagacgcacacacaggcagacgcacacacatacaaacacacacacacacaaacaggcagatgcgcgcgcgcacacacacacacacacacacacacacaatcaacaaacaaacaaacaagacgcacacacacacatacacacacattagcGGAAAACCTGACACTGCATTACTTCCAGGTAAACCTTACCCCCAAACACCCAAACCCACTCGCCAGAAGAGGATGCGGAGGATGTTAGCGACCAGCAGAACCAGGCAGACGCGTGTAGAGAAGCCGTCTGTGTTCTTGGTCCGAAGGATCTGCCGGTACTGTGAGGCGTAGGGCAGAGCCCCTCCAGCCACCATCACGCAGGACGTCAGCCAGTCCAAAGAGTGCCACAGGGTCCCCacatctccctcctcttcatcacCCAGACCCAgtctgttgtccatgtctctcACAACGAATAGGACACCACAGCACAGCTTTCCACCAGTAGACTCTGATCCAATGCACCGAACATAACGTCAGACTTTAGTTCCGTTAGTTCAATAGTGCATATAGGTAGGCCCTAAAACAGAATCTGTAAGATGTTGTTGTAGTTTTGTTTATTTACTTTTTTAACTGCAAATCAGTCAGACGGTAAACTGTAACCTATTTCAAAGCTGAAACTTCTGCTGAGCTCGTATTCTGGCATGAATTACAAATCAACACGAGGTGAGAAATAAAAAAACGGACTGTAGTCAACCTACCTATATGATAGGGAGGCTTTTGTTCATCAAAGCCAGGAGAAGAACAAGTCAAGAGTTGAGTGAATTCAACCGGCAGAAAATGAATGGCGAATAAACCAAATCGAAGAGAATGCAAATTCCTTTGAAATATATATTCCTACTAAATGCTTGTTCGCCATGCATCATGTTCCAGGTTCTGCTCTATTTCTTCCAAATACTCTAATACTAATGTTGTTGCATTATATTATAAACGCTTCTAATCCAATACTTTTTGCTCGTTTCCCGTTTTGGTAAACTCGCGAGATTTATCATGCGCATGCTTCACTGTTTACTCGTTGGGGGGTCTGTAGCTCGTCAGTGAGGGATTCGATTCATCTTGCTCTGGCGCCCGTGTTAGCGTGTTTTACACCGGCTCAAAGTTGAATGCATTTGGAACCGGGCTGCTTTATGGGCATGAGCCAGGTGCCATGCTCTGACCGTCAGATTGCGAAATCGGCTCAAGACAAAAGTTTGGTAATCAAGCACGTGTAGTAATTAGTTAGATTATGTATTTTCCCATGTGATTGCTTTTGATTTAAAGAAAAACGCTTTATCTGCCATCCCAATTAAAACTAAttagaaaatgtattttattggaAAATATATGATGTTTGTTTCTAGacgatgcaccatgctgccttgttgacaacatgaccaAGCGGTGCAGATGACTGTCCTATTTGAAGAAGGGCGCTCCTCCCTCTCCGTTTTTGCCCGATGAGGTAAACGGCCATTGCCCGTTTCAACCCAGGCCAGTGTAAAATAATTCCCTCAATCATTCAAGGTTGTTTCGCTTCGACTGCAGAGAAGGAAGAAGACGTCTCGGACGAACCAGTGGTTTATAAGTACAGCAGCGCCACGAATTTAGTGCAATGTCAGAGATCCAGGATCCGAAATCTGTACAGGACCTGACTGGGGTGGTGAGTCTTATTATTAGACCCAAATCCTTGCCATATCCTATCCCATTTCAAAACCTGAGaactagctagcgttagctagcaggctggctaactggctaaagttacTGTTTTTTTCTCCCCCAATCGTTTTTGTAGCAACATTAACTTTTTTGGTTTTATCTCAATGAAATAGTTGCAGTCAAATTCTGTTTAGCTACATTACCTTTTGTTTTAGtcctgtttagctagctagctatagctattATTATTGAAATGTAACTGATAGATGGGTGATAGATGGCTAAACGTAATTGTGTTCCCGGCTTGTAAAGCTTGACTTTTTTTTTTGACGACAAAACTGCAAATCCCCATGGTTTCCATGGTATCAGCGGTGTAGGCATCAGAGGCAGCTTCAACGCCCACAAAGTTCAATAGTATGCATGCATGCAATACGATTCTGCTATGCTACAGGATATAAACGTGTCCACCCACACATTGCAACAAACAGTGATTAcatgttctgtcctcctctcttacaGGTCCAGACATTGCTGCAGCAGATGCAGGATAAATTCCAGACCATGTCAGACCAGATCATTGGAAGAAATATCCTGCCTTTTTTACAATTTcaatgctatttttttttttcaccatttcAATGCTATCAAAGACAGACGTTTAGAATGACACCGTTTTATGTTACAATTGAATTGGATTGCTCATAGCGTAGTCTAATGATTATCAACGACTTGACCATTCAGATACATGCAATGCACTCAATCCTGGAGGTTTTGTCAGCCCGGGTTTGAAGCAAATTGTGTAAATCAATCacttgtatttgtcacatgcttctttaataaacaacagttgtagactaacagtgaaatgtacAACTTTTTGCTAACATTTCcaaatacagaacattaatatcGGCGTTGTATTACTGATGGACCGCTGTAAACAAGCAGACAGATTGGGCCAAAGGGATTGGTGCTACATAGTTCTATGGAACTTTTGGGAGTTCTATGGAACTTTTGGGAGTTCTATGGAACTTTTGGGAGTTCTATGGAACTTTTGGGAGTTTGGGATATCTTGTATAGTAGGCATGGCACCTGAATGTTGTTCCCGCTTCCTTGACAAGAGTACTCGATGAGATGAGTGGCCGCATCGATGACCTGGAGAAGAACATTGGTGACCTGATGACCCAGGCTGGCgtggaggagatggaggcggAGAACAAGGTCAAGGAGGAACAGGGCTCTGCTTAAAAGGTAATCAACATGGAGTCCACTGAGCGTTCTGCTTGTTTTTGTCATCTCCTAtagatctctctgtgtgtgtgtgtgtgtgtgtgtgtgtgtgtgtgtgtgttcgtgttcaAAGGGTTTTTCCAATTAAACTTTCCACTATTTGTCAACAACACTGTGTATGTTTTCAGGTTGTAACTACTAGAACCATATCTGGATCTGGATTacgatttttttggggggtgtcaAAAGTTCCCGATGccgatatatatatttttttagagtGGGAAATGAAAACGTGTCGTCTTTCTACTCTGAATTCTCAGACATTTCGATCCAAAAGAGCAATTGTCCAATAACTATGCTTCAAATGTTGATTTCATACTTTGTGACGATAATAATAATGTCACGCAAAATGGCTGCAGGTGTTCAGATCAGCATGAGATTCTCTCGTTTCATTCTATTTATTCAATATCGGCTATCAGTGAACATCTGCCCGTACCGATTTAGCGGTTAAAAAGGACAATATTGGTGAttgtaccccttgacttattacacatgaatttaaaatggatttcatGTATTTTTTCTAATCCatttatctacacacaataccctataataacaaagtgaaaacatgttgttttttagaaatgttgaaaatatattgaaaaatgaaatacagaaatatgtctaatttacatcagtattcacacctctttgcTATGACACTACAAATTTCATCCAATGTCCTTTAATCATCCTTGGGTTTGTCACTACAACTCGATTTGAAGTCTACAtgtggacatgatttagaaaaaaACAGCTGTGTGTGTAAATAAAGTCCCACTGTTTGTTGACAGAGCAGAAACTATAGCAtcaagtccaaggaactgtccgtagtgCTCTGAGATATACTGTATGCTTAATCACAATTATATCtgggggaagggtataaaacatgTTTAGAGTGATGAAGAAGTTTCCATGAGCCCAGTGGTCTCCATCAtaggaaattgaaaaaatatggaactacccagactgcctagagctggctgtctgacctaactgagcaattgggcaagaacccaatgaccactctaaCAGatctacagagttccttggctgagatgggagaacctgtcagaaggacaacagtctttacagcacttcaccaatctgggctttatgggagggtggtcagacggaagccactcctgaggaAAAGGTATATGACGGCACACCTGGTGTTTGCAAAAAGTAATGTTAAAGACAGAGCATAAGGCAAAAtatcctgtggtctgatgagacgaATTATATAACTCTTTGGCGTGAATGTAAATCAGTGTCTGGAATAAAACAGGCACAGCTCATCGCCTGTCTTAACACATTCCCTACTGTGAAGttggtggtggtggcagtgtcatgctatggggatgcttttcagcggcagagactggtaaggatagagggaacaatgaatggagccaaatacaggaaaaTCTGTGAtaagaacctgcttcagagcgcaaACAACCTTAGACTGGGAGCAAAGAGTGACGTTTCAACGGGAcaaggaccccaagcatacagccaaagcaacgcttgaatggcttcagaacaagaatgtgaaagtccttgagtggcctagacTTAGTCCCATTTAAAATCTGTGGAaaaacttgaagattgctgttcaccgccactccccatctaacttaagaAAGCTTGagaaagctgatacagacacacccaACACGACTCtaagctgatacagacacacccaACACGACTCtaagctgatacagacacacccagcacgactcaaagctgatacagacacacccaAGACGACTCTAAGCTGATACAGACAAGGAGCTGTCCGTAGTGCTCTGAGATATACTGTATGCTTAAACACAATTATATCTGGGGGAAGGGTATAAAAAATGTTTAGAGTGTTGAAGAAGTTTCCATGAGCCCAGTGGTCTCCATCAtaggaaattgaaaaaatatggaactacccagac
The genomic region above belongs to Oncorhynchus mykiss isolate Arlee chromosome 6, USDA_OmykA_1.1, whole genome shotgun sequence and contains:
- the LOC110526842 gene encoding heat shock factor-binding protein 1, with protein sequence MSEIQDPKSVQDLTGVVQTLLQQMQDKFQTMSDQIIGRIDEMSGRIDDLEKNIGDLMTQAGVEEMEAENKVKEEQGSA
- the LOC118964990 gene encoding solute carrier family 66 member 2-like; amino-acid sequence: MDNRLGLGDEEEGDVGTLWHSLDWLTSCVMVAGGALPYASQYRQILRTKNTDGFSTRVCLVLLVANILRILFWFGKQFEVTLLLQSVVMILTMLVMLNLCCSVQNTNHISTKQHHITDLEPRFFWSWDGFEDYLIFLLAFTLPCAFATLLLLDSSLFVESLGFLAVLTEAMLGLPQLLQNQRNHSTTGMSVNMVLLWMAGDSFKTAYFALKESPLQFLLCGLTQVLVDLAILYQVCLYSQDPWDKLA